A single Pseudanabaenaceae cyanobacterium SKYG29 DNA region contains:
- a CDS encoding glycosyltransferase family 4 protein, which produces MSRRHLLYVLPYLEQGGTEKHTLSLAVYFRQFYRVSLLAPPGSTAHQFTALDILPYHFPRWDFNFAQGICQLYQHLQAIHKQTKIDLIHVHAAPELMLAVKLFLPQIPIVFTVHGYHGAGKNWSYWLGSQLANWGADRVIAVCRGEGNILLGYGLKRHKLTVIYNGVCLPSISENSCQALRQKLALGEGEIVIGTLARLTPEKGITYLLEAFCQLVRQYNNLRLVIAGEGKQRHELEKQVTNRHLHSKVNFLGYIDRSENFLALVDIFVLPSLQEAFSLAILEAMALAKPIVATKVGGTPEQIPSAQIGMLVPPRSISGLTVALAKLISDPQLRQTMGQAAQAYYRENFTLEKMLQQTATIYADLLESAGAIPDSVV; this is translated from the coding sequence TTGTCACGGCGGCATTTGTTGTACGTACTACCTTACTTGGAGCAGGGGGGGACGGAAAAGCATACTCTCTCCCTAGCTGTGTATTTCCGCCAATTTTATCGTGTGTCTCTGCTTGCTCCCCCTGGTTCCACTGCCCACCAATTTACCGCTTTGGACATCTTGCCCTATCACTTTCCCCGCTGGGATTTTAATTTTGCCCAGGGTATTTGCCAACTATACCAACATCTCCAGGCTATTCATAAACAGACTAAAATTGATTTAATCCATGTCCATGCTGCCCCTGAGTTGATGTTGGCAGTAAAACTATTTCTACCACAAATACCGATCGTTTTTACTGTCCATGGCTATCATGGTGCTGGCAAAAACTGGAGCTATTGGTTAGGCAGTCAACTGGCAAATTGGGGTGCCGATCGGGTGATCGCTGTCTGTCGCGGGGAAGGGAATATCCTCCTAGGATATGGTCTCAAGCGGCACAAGCTCACAGTCATTTACAATGGTGTTTGTCTGCCATCGATTTCAGAGAATAGTTGCCAAGCACTTAGGCAAAAATTGGCGTTAGGGGAGGGGGAGATTGTGATTGGTACTTTAGCCCGCTTAACACCTGAGAAAGGGATTACTTACCTCCTGGAAGCTTTTTGCCAATTAGTCCGCCAATATAATAACCTGCGTCTAGTGATTGCTGGAGAGGGAAAACAGCGGCATGAGTTAGAAAAGCAAGTTACTAACCGCCATCTACATAGCAAAGTCAACTTTTTGGGTTACATCGATCGCTCTGAAAATTTCCTAGCCCTGGTGGACATTTTTGTTCTGCCTTCCCTCCAGGAAGCTTTTAGTCTGGCAATTTTAGAGGCAATGGCTCTGGCAAAACCGATCGTGGCAACTAAGGTCGGCGGTACTCCCGAACAAATCCCCTCGGCTCAAATTGGCATGCTGGTACCCCCGCGGTCAATTTCCGGGTTAACGGTTGCCTTGGCAAAACTCATCTCTGACCCCCAACTCAGACAGACTATGGGACAGGCAGCCCAGGCTTACTATAGGGAAAATTTTACTTTAGAAAAGATGTTGCAACAGACCGCAACTATCTACGCTGATTTGTTAGAAAGCGCCGGCGCTATTCCCGATAGTGTTGTTTAA
- the lysA gene encoding diaminopimelate decarboxylase, with amino-acid sequence MTLSPNQQLLPLTAKVNSQYQLTIGGCAVPQLVQEFGSPLYILDEVTVRTACQQYREAFRQYYPADHLVLYASKAWSCLALCALVASEGLGIDVVSGGELYTALQAGVDPRTIYLHGNNKSAQEIAEAIAAGCTIVLDNWHDIKISEKIAKERQTRPRVMVRVTPGIDCHTHAYIRTGQRDSKFGFDLEELPQVFAHLQASLLECVGLHAHNGSQIFSLDHPHDLPRILLNYYQLARTEFGFQFTELNVGGGLGIRYTEQDDPPPITDWVKAVATGVISTCRELNLPLPKLLCEPGRSIVGPACVTAYTVGSSKVIPGVRTYVAVDGGMSDNPRPITYQAQYCAVVANRMGSPLSQAVTIAGKHCESGDVLIQDITLPALEAGDILVVLATGAYNYSMASNYNRLPRLAAVLVNGGRAELILRRETYADLLRQDCLPTRLRI; translated from the coding sequence ATGACCCTCTCACCTAACCAACAACTCCTACCCCTTACTGCTAAAGTTAACAGCCAATACCAATTGACGATCGGGGGGTGTGCTGTCCCCCAACTGGTGCAGGAATTTGGTTCTCCCCTCTACATCCTGGACGAGGTGACTGTCCGTACAGCCTGCCAACAGTATCGGGAAGCCTTCAGACAATATTACCCCGCTGACCACCTAGTTTTGTATGCCTCTAAAGCCTGGAGTTGCTTAGCCTTGTGTGCCCTGGTTGCCTCTGAGGGCTTGGGCATAGACGTAGTTTCGGGGGGAGAGTTATACACAGCTCTGCAAGCAGGGGTTGACCCCCGCACTATCTATCTGCACGGCAACAATAAATCAGCCCAGGAGATTGCTGAAGCCATTGCCGCTGGTTGCACGATCGTTCTGGACAACTGGCATGACATTAAAATCAGTGAAAAAATTGCCAAGGAGCGCCAAACTCGCCCTAGGGTAATGGTACGGGTGACCCCAGGGATTGACTGTCATACCCACGCCTACATCCGCACAGGACAACGGGACAGCAAGTTTGGTTTTGACCTAGAAGAATTGCCCCAGGTATTTGCCCATTTGCAAGCCAGTCTCCTAGAGTGTGTAGGACTCCATGCCCACAATGGTTCGCAGATTTTCTCCCTCGACCATCCCCACGACCTGCCGCGGATTTTGTTAAACTATTACCAATTAGCACGCACTGAATTTGGCTTCCAATTTACTGAATTAAATGTTGGTGGGGGTTTAGGGATTCGCTACACGGAACAGGATGACCCTCCCCCTATTACCGATTGGGTGAAGGCGGTAGCAACAGGTGTAATTTCTACCTGTAGGGAGTTAAATTTGCCCCTCCCCAAACTATTGTGTGAGCCTGGGCGCTCGATCGTGGGTCCCGCCTGTGTAACTGCCTATACCGTGGGCAGCAGCAAGGTCATTCCAGGGGTGAGAACCTACGTTGCTGTTGATGGGGGCATGTCGGACAATCCCCGCCCGATTACGTACCAGGCCCAATACTGCGCTGTTGTTGCTAATCGCATGGGTTCCCCCCTAAGTCAAGCCGTTACAATTGCGGGCAAGCACTGTGAATCGGGGGATGTGTTGATTCAAGACATTACCCTACCGGCGCTAGAAGCAGGGGATATTTTAGTAGTTTTGGCAACGGGGGCTTACAACTACAGCATGGCTTCCAATTACAATCGCTTACCCCGTTTAGCAGCTGTCCTAGTCAATGGTGGCAGGGCAGAATTGATCCTTAGACGGGAGACCTATGCCGATCTCCTCCGCCAGGACTGTCTACCTACTCGGTTGCGTATCTGA
- a CDS encoding NAD(P)/FAD-dependent oxidoreductase, which produces MKPIVIVGGGFGGLYTALSLARLPIQDLPPIVLIDRNDRFLFTPLLYELLTGELEEWEIAPRFRDLLADTPIEFKLGNVTQVDGEGKYIQMVSEGMITQLEYSYLVLAVGGITPNVPTGAIPFRTLADCHRLEARLQELENTNREKIRVVIAGGGTSGVELACKLADRLGERGRIRIVDRNDCLLGRSPLVNRRFALRELEKRSVWIDLRTSVVAVKEESVTLQVNGQVADLPTDIVLWTVGTAVPSWLTELPIATANKIAVNAYLQCLGYPEIFALGDISQFTPPLPATAQVAIQQAQYCAWNIFNTLQGYPLLPFTYVPLGEMVSLGTDRAAVALFNRFPLNGNLGYWLRRLVYIGRMPTLSHQLRILVHYLSTAANR; this is translated from the coding sequence ATGAAACCAATTGTCATTGTTGGGGGTGGGTTTGGCGGGCTTTATACAGCCCTCAGTTTGGCAAGACTGCCTATACAAGACTTGCCCCCCATAGTGCTGATTGACCGCAACGATCGGTTTTTGTTTACGCCCTTGCTCTACGAACTGCTGACAGGGGAGCTAGAGGAGTGGGAGATTGCCCCTCGCTTTCGGGACTTACTTGCTGACACCCCAATCGAGTTCAAGTTAGGTAACGTCACCCAGGTTGATGGGGAAGGTAAGTACATACAGATGGTGAGTGAGGGCATGATCACCCAGCTAGAGTACAGCTATTTAGTCTTGGCAGTGGGGGGAATTACACCCAATGTCCCCACGGGAGCGATCCCCTTTCGCACCTTGGCAGATTGTCATCGTTTAGAGGCACGCCTGCAGGAGTTGGAAAATACCAATCGGGAAAAAATCCGCGTGGTAATTGCTGGGGGGGGCACTAGTGGCGTGGAGTTAGCCTGTAAGTTAGCTGATCGCCTAGGGGAAAGGGGCAGAATTAGAATCGTCGATCGCAATGACTGTTTACTAGGACGCTCACCCCTGGTTAATCGGCGGTTTGCCCTACGGGAACTGGAGAAACGCTCGGTGTGGATTGACCTACGCACCTCTGTAGTAGCAGTAAAGGAAGAGAGTGTCACTTTGCAGGTCAACGGGCAGGTGGCAGATTTGCCCACAGATATAGTGCTGTGGACAGTAGGGACAGCCGTACCCAGTTGGTTGACGGAGTTGCCAATTGCTACAGCCAACAAAATTGCCGTTAATGCCTATCTCCAGTGCCTCGGCTATCCCGAAATATTTGCCCTAGGAGATATTAGCCAGTTTACTCCTCCCCTCCCTGCTACAGCCCAAGTGGCAATTCAACAAGCCCAATACTGTGCCTGGAATATTTTTAATACTCTGCAGGGCTACCCACTACTCCCCTTTACCTACGTGCCCCTGGGGGAGATGGTCAGTTTAGGCACCGATCGGGCAGCAGTGGCTTTGTTCAATCGCTTTCCCCTTAACGGCAATCTGGGCTACTGGCTACGCCGCCTGGTCTACATTGGGCGGATGCCCACTCTCAGCCACCAGTTACGCATTTTGGTGCATTACCTCAGTACGGCAGCAAACCGCTAG
- the murB gene encoding UDP-N-acetylmuramate dehydrogenase, with the protein MWQTGVPLSNFTSWRVGGAAEFLALPRSVLELQAILERGQGLPLTFLGAGSNLLVSDRGIPGLVICTKYLRGVRWTADRVYVGAGEPLPKLAWQLAKRGWAGLEWAVGIPGTAGGMAVMNAGAQGGCAADCVVGVEVWTTAGQRQWLAREDLQYSYRHSVLQGGNAIVTEVVLQLQPGHDPQSVLARTRQNYEHRHRTQPYHLPSCGSVFRNPPNYAAGWLIDRCGLKGYQLGQAQVSELHANFILNLGGAKAREIYELMETIKLKVWEQWSILLQPEVKMIGDFSY; encoded by the coding sequence ATGTGGCAGACAGGTGTACCCCTGAGTAACTTTACCTCTTGGCGGGTGGGAGGGGCAGCGGAATTTTTGGCTCTACCGCGATCGGTCTTGGAACTACAGGCAATCTTGGAGCGGGGGCAGGGTTTACCCTTGACTTTTTTGGGGGCGGGCAGCAATTTGTTAGTCAGCGATCGGGGTATTCCTGGTTTGGTCATCTGTACCAAGTATCTGCGGGGTGTCAGGTGGACGGCAGACAGGGTCTATGTGGGGGCAGGAGAACCTCTGCCCAAATTGGCTTGGCAGTTGGCAAAGCGGGGCTGGGCAGGCTTGGAGTGGGCGGTAGGGATTCCAGGGACGGCTGGGGGTATGGCAGTAATGAATGCGGGGGCGCAGGGGGGGTGTGCTGCGGACTGTGTAGTGGGGGTAGAAGTGTGGACTACTGCTGGTCAACGGCAATGGTTGGCTAGGGAGGATTTGCAATATAGTTATCGTCATTCCGTGCTGCAGGGGGGCAATGCTATTGTGACAGAGGTGGTGCTACAGTTACAGCCAGGACATGACCCACAGTCGGTATTGGCGCGGACAAGACAGAATTATGAACATCGCCATCGCACCCAACCCTATCATCTCCCCAGTTGCGGCAGTGTATTTCGCAATCCGCCTAACTACGCTGCTGGTTGGTTAATCGATCGCTGTGGGTTAAAGGGTTATCAACTAGGGCAGGCCCAGGTGTCAGAACTCCATGCCAATTTTATTTTGAACTTAGGGGGAGCAAAGGCACGGGAGATTTATGAACTAATGGAGACAATTAAGCTTAAGGTGTGGGAGCAGTGGTCAATTTTATTGCAACCAGAGGTAAAGATGATCGGGGATTTTAGCTATTAG
- the aroH gene encoding chorismate mutase, translating into MKPRRRGMSWQVRGVRGATTIEENTVEAIAQATLELIEAIEVANGIDPTDIVSVVFSVTPDIDAAFPARFARMRLGWENVPLLDLQHMEVVGGLEKCIRVLMQVYTPLLQHQIHHVYLRRARVLRPDLESPPPLG; encoded by the coding sequence ATGAAACCACGGCGGCGAGGGATGAGTTGGCAGGTACGGGGAGTACGGGGAGCAACAACAATTGAAGAAAATACAGTCGAGGCGATCGCCCAAGCCACCCTAGAACTCATAGAAGCGATAGAGGTTGCCAATGGCATTGATCCCACCGACATTGTCAGCGTTGTGTTTTCCGTCACCCCTGATATTGATGCTGCCTTTCCTGCCCGCTTTGCCCGTATGCGCCTAGGTTGGGAAAATGTCCCTCTTCTGGACCTGCAGCATATGGAAGTGGTGGGGGGCTTAGAAAAATGTATCCGCGTCCTGATGCAGGTTTATACCCCTTTGTTGCAACATCAAATTCACCATGTCTATCTCAGAAGGGCAAGGGTACTGCGCCCCGATTTAGAATCACCCCCCCCGCTTGGGTAA
- the cdaA gene encoding diadenylate cyclase CdaA produces the protein MQKLPTWLPLVIDITAVFLLSWGLLSLSNDRRTVLLARGYIFLVVVTLLLRQIINWGNVERLPMLTLVLNSLLTGISVALAVMFQTEIRRFLENLGEGNWRYFLPQDRQARAGSRSVAVIDEIIEAVRELSQNRTGALLVVETGEPIGEKDIHEPGVKIDAQLSKELLQTIFQTSTLLHDGAVIIRGDKIVAAGVILPLSERKASREIGTRHRAAMGITERIPECFCIVVSEETGSIGFAEGGKLERPISSSNLREILEAKLEVNTNITMTRRVRRFQFLWHKIKQHYRE, from the coding sequence ATGCAAAAGTTGCCGACTTGGCTACCCCTGGTCATCGATATAACGGCAGTCTTTCTCCTCAGTTGGGGGCTGCTGAGTTTGAGCAACGATCGGCGCACGGTTTTGTTAGCACGGGGGTACATCTTTCTGGTGGTGGTAACTTTACTGCTACGGCAAATCATCAATTGGGGGAATGTAGAGCGTTTGCCTATGCTCACCCTTGTCCTCAACAGTTTATTAACCGGTATTTCTGTTGCTTTGGCAGTAATGTTTCAAACAGAAATTCGGCGCTTTCTAGAAAATTTGGGGGAGGGAAATTGGCGTTATTTTTTGCCCCAGGACCGCCAAGCCCGTGCTGGTTCCCGATCGGTTGCTGTCATCGATGAAATTATTGAAGCAGTGCGGGAACTATCACAAAATCGCACAGGGGCGTTACTAGTGGTAGAAACAGGGGAACCAATTGGGGAAAAGGACATCCACGAACCAGGGGTAAAAATTGATGCCCAGCTTTCCAAGGAGTTGTTACAAACTATCTTTCAAACCAGTACCTTGTTACATGACGGGGCAGTAATTATTCGGGGGGACAAAATTGTGGCAGCGGGAGTAATTTTACCCCTATCCGAGCGCAAAGCCTCGCGGGAAATTGGCACCAGACATCGCGCCGCTATGGGGATTACGGAACGCATCCCTGAATGCTTTTGTATTGTGGTGTCGGAAGAAACTGGCTCGATCGGGTTTGCTGAGGGAGGGAAGCTAGAGCGCCCCATTTCTAGTAGTAATTTACGGGAAATTTTAGAGGCTAAATTAGAGGTTAATACCAACATCACCATGACCCGACGGGTACGGCGTTTTCAGTTCCTATGGCATAAAATTAAACAACACTATCGGGAATAG
- the murC gene encoding UDP-N-acetylmuramate--L-alanine ligase, giving the protein MLKPVDFSGRPFHFIGIGGIGMSGIAHILAKKGLTVTGSDIAPNRITRQLEQLGVRIFQGHELQNINVAAQPQVVCSSAIHPHNVELQTALTHNLPVLHRSDVLAALMAQSHSIAVAGTHGKTTTSSLIGFLLLQAGLDPTIVVGGEVDTWEGNARLGQSQYLVAEADESDGSLVRFAPQIGVVTNIELDHPDHYSSLEQVIATFQHFGRQCETLVACVDCHNVRAHLPATITYGLEQAADYTARQIHYRAEGTLAEVWERGQPQGIIQLRILGKHNLLNTLAAIAVARHLGVSWQVITAALPLFAGAKRRFEWKGSYNGITFIDDYAHHPSEIRATLTSAKLHRQHQIVAIFQPHRYSRTQALLQEFAQAFADADRVVITDIYGAGESNTFNISGADVAAAVAKMHPCVSYQPRLSDVQAFLLKCLSPGDLALFLGAGNLNQIITPTLEAMARAGARV; this is encoded by the coding sequence CTGCTGAAACCAGTTGACTTCAGCGGGAGGCCCTTCCACTTTATCGGTATTGGCGGGATTGGAATGTCGGGAATTGCGCACATTCTGGCAAAAAAGGGTCTGACAGTCACTGGCTCAGATATTGCCCCTAATCGCATCACGCGGCAACTGGAACAACTAGGTGTGCGTATCTTCCAAGGACATGAGTTGCAGAATATCAATGTTGCAGCCCAACCCCAAGTTGTCTGTTCTAGTGCTATTCATCCCCACAATGTTGAATTGCAAACAGCCCTAACCCATAACCTGCCTGTGTTACACCGATCGGATGTGTTGGCAGCGTTGATGGCACAGTCCCACAGCATTGCGGTGGCAGGAACCCATGGTAAAACTACGACGAGCAGTTTAATTGGTTTCCTATTGCTGCAGGCGGGTTTAGACCCCACGATCGTAGTCGGTGGTGAGGTGGACACTTGGGAGGGGAATGCCAGACTGGGGCAAAGTCAGTACCTTGTAGCAGAGGCAGATGAGTCAGACGGTTCCCTGGTCAGGTTTGCTCCCCAAATTGGGGTAGTAACGAACATTGAACTAGACCATCCCGACCACTACAGCAGTTTGGAACAAGTGATTGCTACTTTTCAGCACTTTGGACGGCAGTGTGAAACCTTGGTTGCCTGCGTGGACTGCCACAATGTGCGGGCGCATTTGCCAGCAACTATTACCTATGGGTTAGAACAAGCAGCGGATTACACAGCGCGGCAAATTCACTACAGGGCAGAGGGCACCTTAGCAGAGGTATGGGAACGGGGTCAACCCCAAGGGATAATTCAATTGCGGATTTTGGGTAAGCATAATTTGTTGAATACCTTGGCAGCGATTGCTGTAGCACGGCATCTGGGAGTAAGTTGGCAGGTAATCACTGCTGCTCTACCACTATTTGCAGGGGCAAAACGGCGGTTTGAATGGAAAGGGAGCTACAATGGCATTACCTTCATCGATGACTATGCCCATCACCCCAGCGAAATTCGGGCGACCCTCACTTCGGCAAAATTACATAGACAACACCAAATTGTGGCTATCTTTCAGCCCCACCGCTATAGCCGTACCCAAGCCCTACTACAGGAATTTGCCCAGGCGTTTGCGGATGCCGATCGGGTGGTAATCACGGACATCTACGGTGCAGGGGAGAGTAACACTTTTAATATTTCTGGGGCGGATGTGGCAGCGGCAGTGGCAAAGATGCATCCCTGCGTTTCCTATCAACCCCGTTTGAGTGATGTGCAAGCTTTTTTGCTGAAATGTCTGTCCCCAGGGGATTTGGCGCTGTTCCTAGGAGCGGGTAACTTGAATCAAATCATTACGCCCACCTTGGAAGCAATGGCACGGGCAGGAGCAAGGGTGTAA
- a CDS encoding Crp/Fnr family transcriptional regulator, whose translation MDADRFGEIFPLAETAELETIEWLLSVAAEKQVARGGTIVETEEWGNAAYLLIKGWVKWQERRGDKTYTLAVIGQGDFFGEMAILDESLRDTEVVAITAVEVLEIPAQRFLQLLFKDPQLNHRFFQRSMQRLRKLYKLQQLQRETCLSRLAYLLADLAESYGSDTGEGVSIPYLAPQDLADLAHCGLEETNRVLEKMQEKHWLHSDRDSNLMIVHNPRQLAQLFSH comes from the coding sequence ATGGACGCAGACAGGTTTGGTGAGATATTTCCCCTGGCGGAAACGGCAGAGTTAGAGACGATCGAGTGGCTTTTATCAGTAGCGGCAGAAAAGCAGGTGGCTAGGGGGGGAACAATTGTAGAGACTGAGGAGTGGGGCAATGCGGCTTATCTACTCATCAAGGGTTGGGTGAAGTGGCAGGAGCGGCGGGGAGACAAAACCTACACCCTAGCAGTTATAGGGCAAGGGGATTTCTTTGGAGAAATGGCTATCCTAGATGAGAGTTTACGGGATACGGAAGTGGTAGCTATCACTGCTGTCGAGGTGCTAGAAATTCCTGCCCAAAGGTTTCTCCAACTTCTCTTCAAAGACCCCCAGCTTAATCATCGCTTTTTTCAACGATCGATGCAACGTCTACGCAAACTGTACAAATTGCAACAACTACAGCGGGAAACTTGCTTGTCTCGCCTTGCCTATTTACTGGCAGACCTAGCTGAAAGTTACGGTTCGGACACAGGGGAAGGGGTGAGTATTCCTTACCTTGCTCCCCAAGACCTCGCTGACCTTGCCCATTGTGGCCTAGAGGAAACCAACCGTGTCCTGGAAAAAATGCAGGAAAAACATTGGCTGCATAGCGATCGGGACAGCAACCTTATGATTGTCCATAATCCCCGTCAGCTTGCCCAGTTGTTTAGTCACTGA
- a CDS encoding transglutaminaseTgpA domain-containing protein gives MATTKTHEHSLNRETREPPLGETREPTNWETEESIPLRVLVQLLVFIAIGATDQLAEKNYSTWAIPLGGMAASWAWYARRQKNIPVKIGIALGMLAALFVFLSDLVQGNDETRILLARLLIQLQVLHSFDLPRRKDLGYSIVIAFILLGVAATLSQTMTFSLWIIAFTALVIPILVLDLRSRLGVISNSWRPQQLGISPGSIVTLLGLVLLLGLVVFFLLPRLPGYQVRTFPVSDQIVQRQAPPGRIIQPQIQQEMQGDGESSGGGGGEGTGEAGSGRGRVRRGLPPLFGEELDATRGVLVRPELVMRVRSQAELFWRVLAYDFYTGTGWKISRSGQEYVQKIKRDALGYRFDVPTNIANLVIPARSRQVIQTYTIVTDAFPNVIPAAAVPTELYFPSDEIEFDPDGNFRAPAPLPKETIYTVISQVARREQDRLRKVRVRYPDSIGKVYLQVPSSLQPQLQTLGEKLLREAASVVSGEPLNIDNAYDAALYLAQYLKQNYRLADLTEQNLDPAQDLVEQFLTQREGNGAQFVSTYVLLLRSLGLPARYMVGFAPGRFNPFTGYYEVMNSDAMAMGEVFFPGYGWLAFNPVPGQPLLPPSVEEDQTFSALKSFWQWVAGFLPSPLVGFLAVVFNQMGKFFGWLVAWLVSLGWLGIFVGVAVLFLLALVGWGIWQFCLWWWDKLRLSLLHPVERTYQLMIRATGMPKPPASTPQEYAQLLSEHLPADLADLVWQITNIYQDWRYGNRTPCSWREMQALLQRLRKLNWRRMSYTQGKV, from the coding sequence ATGGCAACTACAAAAACTCATGAACACTCGCTGAACCGTGAGACTCGCGAACCGCCGCTCGGTGAGACTCGCGAACCGACCAACTGGGAAACGGAAGAATCCATCCCCCTAAGGGTGTTAGTGCAACTGTTGGTGTTCATAGCGATCGGGGCAACTGACCAACTAGCAGAAAAGAATTACAGTACCTGGGCAATTCCCCTGGGGGGTATGGCAGCGAGCTGGGCGTGGTATGCCCGTAGGCAGAAAAATATTCCTGTAAAAATTGGCATTGCCTTGGGGATGCTAGCAGCACTGTTTGTTTTCCTATCGGACTTGGTACAGGGGAACGATGAAACTCGCATCCTGTTGGCACGGCTCCTGATCCAACTACAGGTGTTGCATAGCTTTGACTTACCCCGCCGCAAGGATTTGGGTTATTCCATTGTGATCGCCTTTATCCTGCTGGGAGTGGCAGCTACCCTGAGTCAAACTATGACCTTTAGCCTGTGGATTATTGCCTTTACTGCCCTGGTGATTCCCATTCTCGTGTTGGATTTGCGCTCGCGGCTGGGTGTAATCAGTAACAGTTGGCGACCCCAGCAACTAGGTATTTCCCCTGGCTCGATCGTGACTTTGCTGGGTCTGGTATTACTGTTAGGCTTAGTGGTGTTTTTCCTGTTGCCCCGCTTACCTGGTTATCAAGTGCGTACATTCCCTGTCAGTGACCAAATTGTGCAGCGGCAAGCTCCGCCGGGGCGGATTATTCAACCCCAAATCCAGCAGGAGATGCAAGGTGATGGGGAGAGCAGCGGTGGCGGCGGTGGTGAGGGAACAGGGGAAGCGGGATCAGGTAGAGGCAGGGTGAGAAGGGGTTTACCGCCCCTGTTTGGCGAAGAGTTAGATGCTACCCGTGGAGTTTTAGTGCGCCCTGAGTTGGTGATGCGGGTGCGCTCCCAAGCGGAGTTATTCTGGCGTGTATTAGCCTACGACTTTTATACAGGCACAGGCTGGAAAATTTCCCGCAGCGGACAGGAGTATGTGCAAAAGATTAAGCGGGATGCCCTAGGTTATCGCTTTGATGTGCCTACTAATATTGCCAACCTGGTTATCCCTGCCCGTAGCCGTCAAGTGATTCAAACTTACACGATCGTGACTGATGCGTTTCCCAATGTGATCCCTGCCGCAGCTGTGCCTACAGAACTGTACTTTCCCAGTGATGAGATAGAATTTGACCCCGATGGCAATTTTCGTGCCCCTGCCCCCCTGCCCAAGGAGACTATCTATACCGTAATTTCCCAAGTTGCCAGAAGGGAACAAGACCGCTTGCGAAAAGTGCGCGTCAGATACCCCGACTCTATTGGCAAGGTTTACCTCCAGGTACCGTCGTCATTACAGCCCCAGTTGCAAACCCTAGGGGAGAAGCTGCTCAGGGAAGCCGCCAGTGTTGTCAGTGGGGAACCTCTGAACATTGATAATGCTTACGATGCTGCTCTTTACCTAGCCCAGTACCTCAAGCAAAATTATCGCCTTGCTGACCTCACAGAGCAAAACCTAGACCCTGCTCAGGATTTAGTGGAGCAGTTCCTTACCCAGAGAGAGGGAAATGGGGCACAATTTGTCTCTACCTATGTACTATTACTGCGCTCTCTAGGACTGCCTGCCCGCTACATGGTGGGGTTTGCACCAGGTAGATTTAATCCTTTCACAGGTTACTACGAGGTGATGAACAGCGATGCCATGGCAATGGGGGAGGTCTTTTTCCCTGGCTATGGTTGGTTGGCATTTAATCCTGTGCCGGGGCAGCCTCTGTTGCCCCCTTCCGTGGAAGAAGACCAGACCTTCAGTGCCCTCAAAAGTTTTTGGCAATGGGTGGCAGGCTTTTTACCGTCCCCCCTAGTGGGGTTTCTGGCAGTTGTCTTTAATCAGATGGGTAAATTCTTCGGGTGGCTAGTGGCTTGGTTAGTCAGCCTAGGCTGGTTAGGCATATTTGTCGGGGTGGCAGTGCTGTTCCTACTGGCGTTGGTGGGGTGGGGTATTTGGCAATTCTGCCTGTGGTGGTGGGATAAATTGCGCTTGTCTCTCCTCCATCCTGTGGAACGGACTTATCAGCTGATGATACGGGCTACGGGCATGCCCAAACCCCCTGCCAGTACCCCCCAAGAATATGCCCAGCTCCTGAGTGAACATTTACCAGCTGATCTGGCGGATTTGGTGTGGCAGATCACAAACATTTACCAAGATTGGCGCTATGGTAACCGTACTCCCTGCTCCTGGAGGGAAATGCAAGCCCTGCTCCAGAGGTTGCGGAAACTGAACTGGCGCAGAATGTCCTATACTCAAGGTAAGGTGTAG